One Methylobacterium sp. AMS5 genomic region harbors:
- a CDS encoding adenylate/guanylate cyclase domain-containing protein: MRRTVMPALSASRGPVGRLGRRIGPGRLLAGGLLVLLLLLRISDPPAVETLRVRTFDALQVLAPRVPPAERPVAIVDLDEASLKEFGQWPWTRTRLAEICRKLQEAGAAIVAFDIVFSEPDRLSPPLLAQTLPDLSEAARAGLRAQPDSDRVFAEAIGRMPVVLGQTAASTPIAWTGEGPPPQTGTAVVGTDFDPEAALIGFPGLIRNLPVLERAAAGRGVFTISPERDGVVRRVPMVLRAGGTVVPTLALDILRVATGADTLLIRTNDTGVVSIRLPDLTVPTDPRGQIWVRFSPHDPGLYVSAKDVLNGTAPPERLRGKIVLVGTSAVGLLDNRTTPLDRSMPGVEIHAQLLENLLTGATLTVPNEATLIEAGATAAVSLAIILFAPILGALGLLLFGGIVAAQLVFLSWYRFSAHGILFDATYPLLTTFLVYLTLVFTNYFREQAGRKRIRTAFGRYLSPDLVEQLAHSPEPLRLGGEERRLTIMFSDVRGFTAIAEFYKDDPAGLTALMNRFLTPLTHAILERQGTIDKYMGDAIMAFWNAPLPVDDHEAQAAAAALDMLARMDALNAARRREAEAGGHPVLPLDIGIGINTGACVVGNMGSDLRFDYSVLGDPVNVASRLEGQSKLYGVKIVLGAATAEALCDRYPVIEIDRVRVKGKSEPETLFTLVGDEGFRRSEPFRQLAARHAAMIAAYRARQWDETHAGAEACRMLAKGLAQDLRIDGLYALYAARAGAFRREPPPEDWDGVTVATAK, translated from the coding sequence ATGCGCAGGACGGTCATGCCCGCCCTGTCCGCGAGCCGGGGCCCCGTCGGCCGCCTCGGCCGCCGCATCGGGCCGGGCCGGCTGCTGGCCGGCGGCCTGCTCGTGCTGCTGCTGCTGTTGCGGATCTCCGATCCCCCGGCGGTCGAGACCCTGCGCGTCCGGACCTTCGACGCGCTTCAAGTGCTGGCACCCCGGGTGCCGCCGGCCGAGCGCCCGGTGGCGATCGTCGATCTCGACGAGGCCAGCCTCAAGGAATTCGGCCAGTGGCCCTGGACGCGCACGCGGCTCGCCGAAATCTGCCGGAAACTCCAAGAGGCCGGGGCAGCGATCGTCGCCTTCGACATCGTCTTCTCCGAGCCCGACCGCCTGTCGCCGCCGCTCCTGGCGCAGACCCTGCCGGACCTGAGCGAGGCCGCTCGCGCCGGCCTGCGGGCGCAGCCCGACAGCGACAGGGTCTTCGCCGAGGCGATCGGGCGCATGCCGGTGGTGCTGGGCCAGACCGCCGCGAGCACGCCCATCGCCTGGACGGGGGAGGGGCCGCCGCCGCAGACCGGCACCGCCGTGGTGGGGACGGATTTCGATCCGGAGGCGGCGCTGATCGGCTTTCCCGGCCTGATCCGCAACCTGCCGGTGCTGGAGCGGGCCGCCGCGGGACGGGGCGTCTTCACCATCAGCCCCGAGCGGGACGGCGTGGTGCGGCGGGTGCCGATGGTGCTGCGGGCGGGCGGCACCGTCGTCCCGACCCTGGCGCTCGACATCCTGCGGGTGGCGACCGGGGCGGACACCCTGCTGATCCGGACCAACGACACCGGCGTCGTCTCGATCCGCCTGCCCGACCTCACGGTGCCGACCGATCCGCGGGGGCAGATCTGGGTGCGTTTCAGCCCGCATGATCCGGGGCTCTATGTGTCCGCCAAGGATGTCTTGAACGGTACGGCTCCACCCGAACGGCTACGCGGGAAAATTGTCCTCGTCGGCACCTCCGCCGTCGGCCTGCTCGACAACCGCACCACGCCGCTGGACCGCTCGATGCCCGGCGTCGAGATCCACGCGCAGCTCCTCGAAAACCTGCTGACCGGCGCCACCCTCACCGTACCGAACGAGGCGACCCTGATCGAGGCCGGCGCCACGGCGGCGGTGTCGCTCGCCATCATCCTGTTCGCCCCGATCCTCGGCGCGCTCGGCCTGCTGCTGTTCGGCGGCATCGTCGCGGCGCAGCTCGTGTTTCTGTCGTGGTACCGGTTCTCCGCGCACGGCATCCTGTTCGATGCCACCTACCCCCTGCTGACGACCTTCCTCGTCTACCTCACTCTCGTCTTCACCAACTACTTTCGCGAGCAGGCCGGACGGAAGCGGATCCGCACCGCCTTCGGCCGCTACCTGTCGCCGGACCTCGTGGAGCAGCTCGCCCACTCGCCCGAGCCGCTGCGACTCGGCGGCGAGGAACGGCGCCTGACGATCATGTTCTCGGACGTGCGCGGCTTCACCGCGATCGCGGAGTTCTACAAGGACGATCCCGCCGGGCTGACGGCCCTGATGAACCGATTCCTCACGCCGCTCACCCACGCGATCCTCGAGCGGCAGGGGACGATCGACAAATACATGGGCGACGCGATCATGGCATTCTGGAACGCGCCGCTGCCCGTCGACGACCACGAGGCCCAGGCGGCGGCGGCCGCCCTCGACATGCTGGCGCGGATGGACGCCCTGAACGCCGCGCGTCGGCGCGAGGCGGAAGCGGGCGGGCACCCGGTCCTCCCGCTGGACATCGGCATCGGCATCAACACCGGGGCCTGCGTCGTCGGCAACATGGGCTCCGACCTGCGCTTTGACTACTCGGTGCTCGGCGACCCCGTGAACGTCGCCTCCCGCCTGGAGGGACAATCCAAGCTCTACGGGGTGAAGATCGTCCTCGGCGCGGCGACAGCGGAGGCTCTCTGCGACCGCTACCCGGTGATCGAGATCGACCGCGTGCGGGTGAAGGGCAAGAGCGAGCCCGAGACGCTCTTCACCCTCGTCGGCGACGAGGGTTTTCGGCGGTCCGAGCCGTTCCGGCAGCTCGCGGCCCGGCACGCCGCGATGATCGCGGCCTATCGCGCCCGGCAATGGGACGAGACCCACGCGGGTGCGGAGGCTTGCCGCATGCTCGCGAAGGGGCTCGCGCAGGATCTACGGATCGACGGCCTCTACGCGCTCTACGCGGCCCGTGCGGGAGCCTTCCGCCGTGAGCCGCCGCCCGAGGACTGGGACGGCGTCACGGTCGCTACCGCGAAATAG
- a CDS encoding DUF808 domain-containing protein: MSVGLLALLDDVVALTKVAAASLDDVAAQAAKAGTKAAGVVIDDAAVTPRYVVGFSPDRELPIVWRIARGSLINKLVFLLPAALLLSAFAPWAITPLLLLGGLYLAYEGAEKIYEMIVPHAAHDHTAEAKARAAAPNAQVLEDQRVSGAIKTDFILSAEIMAITLSGLGDGTVWSRAVVMALVAIGITLAVYGAVALIVKADDIGLALARRGSGVLAAIGRGLVRGMPVFLKALALVGTAAMVWVGGGIIVHSLAGYGFAGPEHVIHEAAVAASGAVPALGGVIAWLVTAGGAGVVGLLAGFALIPIAGKILAPASRAVKQLLPMRRKET, from the coding sequence GTGAGCGTCGGACTGCTAGCCCTCTTGGATGACGTGGTCGCCCTGACGAAGGTCGCGGCCGCGTCGCTGGACGATGTTGCGGCCCAGGCCGCCAAGGCCGGGACCAAGGCGGCCGGCGTCGTGATCGACGATGCCGCGGTCACGCCGCGCTACGTGGTCGGCTTCTCGCCGGACCGCGAATTGCCGATCGTCTGGCGCATCGCCCGCGGCTCGCTCATCAACAAGCTGGTGTTCCTGCTGCCGGCCGCGCTGCTGCTCAGCGCCTTCGCGCCCTGGGCGATCACTCCGCTCCTGCTGCTCGGCGGCCTCTACCTCGCCTATGAGGGTGCCGAGAAAATCTACGAGATGATCGTGCCGCACGCGGCTCACGATCACACGGCCGAAGCGAAGGCGCGGGCGGCCGCACCGAATGCGCAGGTTCTGGAAGACCAGCGGGTCTCCGGCGCGATCAAGACCGACTTCATCCTCTCGGCCGAGATCATGGCCATCACCCTGTCGGGCTTGGGCGATGGCACGGTCTGGTCACGCGCCGTGGTGATGGCGCTCGTCGCGATCGGCATCACGCTCGCGGTCTACGGCGCCGTCGCCTTGATCGTGAAGGCCGACGACATCGGTCTGGCGCTCGCCCGGCGGGGCAGCGGCGTGCTGGCCGCGATCGGCCGCGGGCTGGTGCGGGGCATGCCCGTGTTCCTCAAGGCGCTGGCCCTCGTCGGCACGGCGGCCATGGTCTGGGTCGGCGGCGGCATCATCGTCCACAGTCTCGCGGGCTACGGCTTCGCCGGCCCTGAGCACGTGATCCACGAGGCGGCCGTGGCCGCGAGCGGGGCCGTGCCGGCACTCGGCGGCGTCATCGCGTGGCTGGTGACGGCGGGCGGCGCGGGCGTGGTCGGACTGCTCGCCGGCTTCGCGCTGATCCCGATCGCCGGCAAAATCCTGGCGCCGGCCTCGAGAGCGGTCAAACAGCTCCTCCCGATGCGAAGAAAAGAAACCTGA
- a CDS encoding EAL domain-containing protein: MRREPAVPSQRLHRSEDGHCIDPVKLSAVAGLTAQRLDSERSATGAMAAPQVPARIEDLQAEDLRSALAGGEFFLVYQPIVSAATRAITSCEALLRWQHPSLGPVSPADFIPLAEETGAIGPIGAWVLEAACQQAAAWPDFCRVSVNVSPVQLQDPDFADRVIAALRASGLEARRLELELTEGVPMGDVAVALKGVAAIRALGVSIALDDFGTGFSSLGYLQRFAFDRLKIDRTFITGLDEARESWFLVRTMHDIAHHFGMAVTAEGIETEDEARMLREIGATDLQGFLFSRPVTGAAATALLREQAHRLRSGEAGRRTKSLKRAAP; encoded by the coding sequence ATGAGACGCGAGCCTGCTGTTCCGTCGCAGCGCCTGCATCGTTCGGAGGACGGGCACTGCATCGATCCGGTCAAGCTTTCGGCCGTGGCCGGCTTGACTGCACAGCGCCTCGATTCGGAGCGCTCCGCGACCGGCGCCATGGCCGCTCCGCAGGTCCCGGCTCGCATCGAGGATCTGCAGGCCGAGGATCTCCGGTCGGCCCTGGCCGGGGGGGAGTTTTTTCTCGTCTATCAGCCGATCGTGTCCGCGGCGACGAGAGCGATCACCAGTTGCGAGGCGTTGCTGCGCTGGCAGCACCCGTCCCTGGGGCCGGTATCACCCGCTGACTTCATCCCCCTGGCCGAGGAGACCGGAGCGATCGGCCCGATCGGAGCCTGGGTTCTCGAGGCCGCCTGCCAGCAGGCGGCGGCATGGCCGGATTTCTGCCGGGTCTCGGTGAACGTCTCCCCGGTTCAACTGCAGGATCCGGACTTCGCGGACCGGGTCATCGCCGCGTTGCGAGCCAGCGGACTGGAGGCACGTCGGCTCGAACTGGAGCTGACCGAGGGGGTCCCGATGGGTGACGTCGCCGTCGCGCTCAAGGGCGTCGCGGCCATCCGTGCCCTCGGCGTCAGCATCGCCCTCGACGATTTCGGAACCGGCTTCTCGTCGCTCGGCTACCTGCAGCGCTTCGCCTTCGACAGGCTCAAGATCGATCGCACGTTCATCACAGGCCTCGATGAGGCGCGCGAGAGCTGGTTCCTCGTCCGGACGATGCACGACATCGCCCATCATTTCGGGATGGCGGTGACCGCCGAGGGAATCGAGACCGAGGATGAAGCCCGGATGCTTCGCGAGATCGGCGCCACGGACCTGCAGGGCTTCCTGTTCAGCCGGCCTGTCACGGGCGCGGCCGCGACGGCGCTCTTGAGGGAGCAGGCGCACAGGCTGCGATCGGGCGAGGCCGGACGACGAACGAAATCCTTGAAACGCGCAGCCCCGTGA
- a CDS encoding GGDEF domain-containing protein — translation MLDFNTLQVASISSRLAFVLVFFVTLLRHPREIYFGIWAGALCCSLTASILMLGDPPSVPLNAVRGSAIYVLYGASLAVSWVGLRLFHERTPLILPTVGLALFSGLSYGILLQAGAPMSWSLIAVFACTALSTALCIWEILRTPASMRLWTQYIVLAGFCGYFCVFILTIGVVHFASERLASPESGVYSLVFDLWCGVFIQVGYLAMVSERAHLKLIRLADTDWLTGLANRRGLFTAMSRRAGLSPSPLRCAILMADIDHFKAINDTYGHDGGDAALVGFAERLRGAMRKDDLVARWGGEEFLVVLDQADATVAAAVAERLRKSVAGQPFTVNGASVPVTASIGVAFVAVGEERIDAALSRADAALYDAKRAGRNRVCLEPPPPQPDTRAARTEPPSGLREAMEVIQVVGQPRSELA, via the coding sequence ATGCTCGACTTCAACACCCTTCAGGTCGCCAGTATCAGCAGCCGCCTCGCTTTTGTTCTGGTGTTTTTCGTCACCCTGCTGCGGCATCCGCGCGAGATCTATTTCGGGATCTGGGCCGGCGCGCTCTGCTGCTCGCTGACGGCCTCGATCCTGATGCTCGGGGATCCGCCGAGCGTGCCGCTGAATGCCGTCAGGGGAAGCGCCATCTACGTCCTGTACGGGGCAAGCCTCGCCGTGTCCTGGGTCGGCTTGCGCCTCTTCCACGAGCGCACGCCCCTCATCCTGCCGACCGTCGGGCTCGCCCTCTTCAGCGGCCTGTCCTACGGCATTCTGCTCCAGGCGGGTGCACCGATGTCGTGGAGTCTGATTGCGGTGTTCGCCTGCACCGCGCTGAGCACGGCTTTGTGCATCTGGGAAATCCTGAGAACGCCCGCTTCGATGCGCCTGTGGACGCAGTACATCGTCCTGGCGGGTTTCTGCGGATACTTCTGCGTCTTCATCCTGACGATCGGCGTGGTCCATTTCGCGAGCGAGCGCCTCGCTTCGCCCGAGAGCGGGGTCTACTCGCTGGTGTTCGATCTGTGGTGCGGCGTCTTCATCCAAGTCGGCTATCTCGCCATGGTGAGCGAGCGCGCGCACCTGAAGCTCATCCGCCTGGCCGACACCGACTGGCTCACCGGGCTGGCGAACCGGCGCGGATTGTTCACGGCGATGAGCCGGCGGGCCGGCCTGTCTCCTTCCCCGCTGCGATGCGCGATCCTGATGGCCGACATCGACCACTTCAAGGCGATCAACGACACCTACGGCCATGACGGCGGCGACGCGGCCCTGGTCGGCTTCGCCGAGCGATTGCGCGGCGCGATGCGCAAGGACGACCTCGTCGCCCGCTGGGGCGGCGAGGAGTTCCTGGTCGTGCTCGACCAAGCCGACGCCACCGTGGCCGCCGCCGTCGCCGAGCGCCTGCGAAAGTCCGTCGCCGGGCAGCCCTTCACCGTGAACGGAGCGTCCGTGCCCGTGACCGCCAGCATTGGGGTTGCGTTCGTGGCCGTCGGCGAGGAGCGGATCGACGCCGCCTTGTCACGGGCGGACGCGGCCCTCTACGACGCCAAGAGAGCCGGCCGCAATCGCGTGTGCCTCGAACCGCCGCCGCCTCAGCCGGACACCCGCGCCGCCCGAACGGAGCCGCCCTCCGGGCTTCGCGAGGCCATGGAGGTCATCCAGGTCGTCGGCCAGCCGCGATCCGAACTCGCCTGA
- a CDS encoding OmpW family outer membrane protein, which translates to MPARSSLFAAVFGALGGGLFGLSTPCQAAEPATMTASGGGLTAGSFLVRGRVVGSIPVGQFSRVEPIGGRVITPARALPDLDVTYFLSDHFALAGQVGVASTRTSIRGSLIGDLTIGSTWSLAMTGAVQFHFLPHGTFNPYIGAGAGYTHPIAYEPAKPLITEMKADPQLGPLLQAGFDYHLGGDWYANMEIKKIFLPPQVSRIGSGTTTVRLDMLIVGAGIGYRF; encoded by the coding sequence ATGCCGGCGCGATCGAGCCTTTTCGCGGCCGTGTTCGGCGCGCTCGGCGGCGGCCTGTTCGGGCTCTCGACCCCTTGTCAAGCCGCCGAGCCAGCGACGATGACGGCCTCTGGAGGCGGGTTGACCGCGGGCAGCTTCCTCGTCCGCGGACGCGTCGTCGGCTCCATCCCGGTCGGTCAGTTCTCCCGGGTCGAGCCGATCGGCGGCCGCGTCATCACCCCGGCACGCGCCCTGCCGGATCTCGACGTGACGTATTTCCTGTCCGATCATTTCGCGTTGGCCGGTCAGGTCGGCGTGGCGTCGACCCGGACCTCGATCCGCGGGTCGCTGATCGGCGACCTGACGATCGGCTCGACCTGGAGCCTTGCCATGACCGGCGCGGTCCAGTTCCACTTCCTGCCGCACGGCACCTTCAACCCCTATATCGGTGCGGGCGCGGGCTACACGCACCCGATCGCCTACGAGCCGGCCAAGCCTCTCATCACCGAGATGAAGGCCGATCCGCAACTGGGGCCGCTTCTTCAGGCCGGCTTCGATTATCACCTCGGCGGCGACTGGTACGCCAACATGGAGATCAAGAAGATCTTCCTGCCGCCGCAGGTCTCCCGGATCGGTTCCGGCACCACAACGGTGAGGCTCGACATGCTGATCGTCGGCGCGGGCATCGGCTACCGCTTCTGA
- the ggt gene encoding gamma-glutamyltransferase, whose amino-acid sequence MSPTSPVRSARALLLIASLAVPFPAQAQAQAQAVPPAPEPPPIQSDEARLLPVLARRGMVSSQDALATRVGVEILRKGGNAVDAAVAVGFALAVTLPRAGNLGGGGFMMVHRAAAKEVREEAGRQVPKEAAGETIAIDYRETAPAASTADMFLNPQGEPDRAASTRTGKAVGVPGTVRGLAEAHRRYGSGKLTLADLIAPAEKLARDGIPVESGLADSLPRASGLLGQWPSSRAVFFQGDHVLPRGATLIQRDLADTLKAIAERGPDAFYEGPIADKIAAAVQGAGGIMTTADLAAYRPEIRTPVRGTYRGYEIVSMPPPSSGGVHLIEILNILEGYDLAGMGAGSAGALHTLAEAMKPAYADRATWLGDPSRTQVPVAGLTAKPYAATLREKIDPERAKSAAEVRAGNPLPYESDQTTHFSVVDAEGNAVSNTYTLNFSYGIGLVAEGTGVLLNNEMDDFSAKTGARNAYGLVGGEANAVAPGARPLSSMTPTFVFRDGKLFLVTGSPGGSRIITTTLQVIVNVLDFRMNLAQAVAAPRIHHQWQPDVLLAEEGVSPDTLALLRAKGHNVKVGATSGSANSVMAEEGLLAGASDPRQRGTLAEGPER is encoded by the coding sequence ATGAGCCCGACTTCACCCGTTCGCTCCGCCCGCGCGCTTCTCCTCATCGCCTCCTTGGCGGTGCCGTTTCCGGCCCAGGCCCAGGCCCAGGCCCAAGCGGTGCCGCCCGCGCCCGAACCGCCGCCGATCCAGTCGGACGAGGCCCGCCTCCTGCCGGTTCTCGCCCGCCGCGGCATGGTGTCGTCGCAGGACGCACTCGCCACCCGCGTCGGCGTCGAGATCCTGAGGAAGGGCGGCAACGCCGTCGATGCGGCGGTGGCGGTCGGCTTTGCGCTCGCCGTCACCCTGCCGCGGGCGGGCAATCTCGGCGGTGGCGGCTTCATGATGGTGCACCGCGCCGCGGCCAAGGAGGTGCGCGAGGAAGCGGGTCGGCAAGTACCGAAGGAAGCCGCTGGGGAAACCATCGCGATCGATTACCGCGAGACCGCCCCGGCCGCGTCCACCGCCGACATGTTCCTGAACCCGCAAGGGGAGCCCGACCGCGCCGCCTCCACCCGGACCGGCAAGGCGGTGGGCGTGCCCGGCACGGTGCGCGGCCTCGCCGAGGCCCACAGGCGCTACGGTTCGGGCAAGCTCACGCTGGCCGACCTCATCGCCCCTGCAGAAAAGCTCGCCCGTGACGGCATCCCGGTCGAATCGGGGTTGGCCGATTCCCTGCCGCGGGCGTCCGGCCTGCTCGGGCAATGGCCGTCGAGCCGGGCGGTTTTCTTCCAGGGCGACCACGTGCTCCCCCGCGGCGCGACGCTCATCCAGCGCGACCTCGCCGACACCCTGAAGGCGATCGCCGAGCGGGGACCGGATGCCTTCTACGAGGGGCCGATCGCCGACAAGATCGCCGCGGCCGTGCAGGGCGCAGGCGGGATCATGACCACCGCCGACCTCGCCGCCTACCGGCCGGAGATCCGCACGCCCGTGCGCGGCACCTATCGCGGCTACGAGATCGTCTCGATGCCGCCGCCGAGTTCCGGCGGGGTGCATCTCATCGAGATCCTCAACATCCTCGAGGGCTACGATCTCGCCGGCATGGGCGCTGGCAGCGCGGGGGCGCTTCACACGCTCGCCGAGGCGATGAAGCCGGCCTATGCCGACCGCGCCACCTGGCTCGGCGACCCGTCGCGCACGCAGGTTCCGGTCGCAGGGCTCACCGCCAAGCCCTACGCCGCCACCCTGCGCGAAAAGATCGATCCGGAGCGGGCGAAGTCCGCCGCCGAGGTGCGCGCCGGCAACCCGCTGCCCTACGAGTCCGATCAGACCACGCATTTCTCGGTGGTGGACGCGGAGGGGAACGCCGTCTCCAACACCTACACGCTGAACTTCTCCTACGGGATCGGGCTGGTCGCCGAAGGGACGGGCGTGCTGCTCAACAACGAGATGGACGACTTCTCCGCCAAGACCGGGGCGCGCAACGCCTACGGCCTCGTCGGCGGCGAGGCCAACGCCGTGGCGCCGGGTGCGCGCCCGCTCTCCTCGATGACGCCCACCTTCGTGTTCCGGGACGGCAAGCTGTTTCTCGTCACCGGCAGTCCCGGCGGCAGCCGCATCATCACGACCACGCTTCAGGTCATCGTGAACGTGCTCGATTTCCGCATGAACCTCGCCCAGGCCGTCGCCGCGCCGCGCATCCACCACCAGTGGCAGCCCGACGTGCTGCTGGCTGAGGAAGGCGTCTCGCCCGATACGCTGGCCCTGTTGCGGGCCAAGGGCCACAACGTGAAGGTCGGCGCGACTTCGGGCTCGGCCAATTCGGTGATGGCCGAGGAGGGCCTGCTCGCCGGCGCCTCCGACCCGCGTCAGCGGGGGACGCTGGCCGAGGGGCCTGAGCGATAA